AGCAGGAGCTCAAACGCTCCCTCTCGCTGTGGTCCGTGTTCGCGCTCGGCTTCGCGACCATCTCCCCCGTCGTCGGTATCTACGCGGTCGTGCAGCTCGGCTTCACGTTCGCAGGCCCGCTGTGGCTCTGGGCTGTGCTGATCGCCTTCGTCGGCCAGTTCTTCGTCGCGACCGTGTACGCCCAGCTCGCCTCGCAGTTCCCGATGACCGGCGGCGTGTACCAGTGGGTGCGCCGTCTCGCCGGGCCGCGGCTCGGGTGGATGACGGGGTGGGTCTATCTCGCGGCGGCCATCGCCTCGCTCTCGACGGTGGCCTACCTCGGCGGAGTCTGGATGAAGGCGCTCGTCGGCGACACCGCGGACAACGCGGGCGGCCTCGTGCTCTACGGCGCGATCTTCCTCGTCGTCGCTCTGGGAATCAACCTGCTGGGCGTGAACCCGGTGAAGCACTTCCTGAGCGCGGGGATCGTCGCGGAGGGTGTGGCCTCGATCGTGGTGAGCCTGCTTCTGATCGTCTTCTTCATGCACAACGATCTCGGCACCCTGTTCAGCACCCTCGGCGCCGAGGCGAACGCGGGCGGGTCGGTGTTCTCGGGCTTCCTCGTCTGCCTCGCGGTCGCGGGCTGGGCGTTCCTCGGCTTCGACGCGACGACCCAGGTCGCCGAGGAAGCTCATGAGCCGCGCCGCACGGTGCCGCGCGCGATGCTGCGATCCTTCCTGTTCGTCGGCATCACGGTGCTGCTGAGCGGCACCGCCGTGACACTCTCGCTGCAGGATCCGGCTCGCGCCGTGAACGGCGAGCTCGCAGACCCGGTGCTCGCCTCGATCACCGAGGCGTTCGGCGGCTGGAGCGAGAAGCCGTTCATCGTCGTCGTGCTCATCGCGTTCTTCGCCTGCGCCATCTCGATCCAGACCTACATCGGGCGCATGGTCTACAGCTTCGCCCGCGACCGCCAGATCCCCTTCGCGAAGCCGCTCTCGCGGATCGGGAAGAAGGAGATCCCCCACGTCTCTCTGGTCACCACCGCCGTTCTCGCCGGAGCCGGTCTGCTGCTCGGCCTCAACGGCAACGCCGCGGCCACGCTGATCTCGTTCGGCTCGGGCGGCTTCTACATCGTCTTCCTGATCGTGGCCTCGGTCGCCCTGTGGGCGCGCCTCACCGGACGCTGGGATCCGAGCCGCGGATCGTTCAGGCTCGGTCGCTTCGGTCTGGTCGTCAACGTGATCGCCGTGATCTGGCTGCTGTTCGAGGTCGTCAACGTCGCCTGGCCGCGGGTCGAGCTCGCGCCCGTCGACGGCACCTGGGTGCAGGTGTGGGCCGTGATCCTGGTGTTCAGCGTGCTCATCGTGATCGGGCTGATCTATCTGGCCGTGAAGAAACCCCATCTCGAAGTCGCGGATCCCGCGCAGAAACAGGAGGTCGCGCGATGAACGCCACCGCACCAGCCATCGTCTTCGAACCCGGCGCGGGGCTCCGCGTCCGCGAGGTATCGGTTCGCGCGCCGCGCGCAGGGGAGGTCGCGGTCGAGATCCGCGCGGCCGGGGTCTGCCACTCCGATCTGCATATCCTGAACGGGGACTGGCCCGAGGAGCGCCCGCTCGTGCTGGGGCACGAGGCTGCGGGGGTCGTGACGGAGGTCGGCGAAGGCGTCGAGCTGCAGCCGGGCGACCACGTCGTGCTGTCGTGGTTCGCGCCGTGCGGTCGCTGCGATCGCTGCGCCTCGGGGAAGGCCTGGCTCTGCACCGGCACCCGTGCCGTCGAGAACGTCCTGCCCGACGGCGGTACGGCCTTCAGCTCGAACGGCGAAGAGGTGTGGCCGTTCCTCGGCCTCGGCGCCTTCACCGGCACGGTGGTCGTGCCGCGCTCCGCAGCGATCAAGGTGGCGCCCGAGCTGCCGTTCGAGGTGGGCGCGCTGCTCGGCTGCGCGGTGACCACGGGCGTGGGCGCGGCGGTGAACACCGCGCAGGTGCGTCCCGGTGAGACGGCGGTGGTCGTCGGCTGCGGGGGCGTCGGGCTCGCGACCATCATGGGTCTGCGCCTGGCCGGGGCGGGCACGATCGTCGCGGTCGATCTCTCCGCCGAACGGCGCGAGGCCGCCGAGCGCTTCGGCGCGACCGTGACCCTCGACGGGGCGGCGGTCGACGTGGTCGCCTGGTGCCAGGAGCACCTCGGCGGGGCCGACTACGCCTTCGAGGCGGTCGGCAGCCCGCGCCTCATCGAGCAGCTGCCCGCGATGATCCGGGCGGGCGGGGCGGCCGTGGTCGTGGGCATGCCCCCGATCGGCGCGAAGGTGCCGATCGACGCCTTCGATCTGGCGGATCAGGGCAAGCGCATCCTCGGCTGCAACTACGGATCGAGCGTCGCCGCGATCGACATCCCCCGTCTCGCGGGGCTGTACCTCGCCGGGCGTCTGCCGCTCGACCAGCTCGTGGGTGCGACTCGCCCCCTGCGGGAGGCGGAGCTCGCGTTCGAGGATCTCAAGGCCGGTATCGGCCTGCGGGGGATCCTGATCCCCGAGACTGAGACCGAGACCGAGGCCTGATCCGGATCGGGTGGTCCCGCCCGTTGCGGGCGGGACCACCCGCTATGCCGATCCGCTCCACGCCGCGGGCACCAGCACCCACACCACCTCGGCCCCGGCCTCCCCGGTGCGCCAGCTGTGCGGAGTGCGGCCCGGGAAGGTCAGCGTGTCCCCGGCGTCCAGCGTCTCCTCGCGGCCCGCGAACACCAGGCTCACGGTGCCGGCGATCACATGCATCGTCTCGACGCTGCAGTTGACGGTGTAGAGCTCGTCGCCCCCGCTCGCGTGCGGTTTCAGGGACGAGCGCAGCAGCTGCACCCGCTCCTCCGTGCGGGGAGTGACCAGCCGTTCGTCGGCGCCCGAGCCGCCCATGTTGATGCGGGGCGCGTCGGCGAGGGCGACTCGCTGCATGTCGGGGGCCTCGAACAGGTTGCCGACGGGAAGCGAGAGCGCCTGGCAGATCTGCACGAGCGTGGGCACGCTCGGCATGGTGTCGTCGCGTTCGATGCGGCTGAGGAAGCCCTTCGTCAAGCCGGTCGCCCCGGCGAGCTGCTCGAGCGTCATCGCCTGGGCGAGGCGGGAGGAGCGCAGCTGGGCGCCGATCCGCACCGGCGTCTCGTCGGCCGTGGGGTGCACGGGTCGCATGGCATTCTCCCTCTTCGCTGTCGGGCGGATCCCGGTCGTGTCGTTGACCTTGCGGGACGCTCCAGCCTATAGTGAGTGCAAGTTCTCTCATGGAACTCGCATGTTTACTATAAGACAACTTCGAAAGGAAGTGGGAACGTGACCGACCACACCCCCCAGGGGCCCGTCGACGCCAGCCTCACCCCGCGCTACGCCGGAATCGCAACCTTCGCCAAGCTGCCGCGCATCGAGGACGTACCCGCTGCCGACATCGCGGTCGTCGGCGTCCCCTTCGACACCGGCGTCAGCTTCCGCCCGGGCGCTCGCTTCGGTCCCTCGCACGTGCGCGAGGCCTCGCGTCTCCTGCGCCCCTACAACCCGGCGCAGGACATCTCTCCGTTCGCCCGCAAGCAGGTCGTCGACGCCGGTGACATCGTGGCGAACCCGTTCAGCCTCGATGAGGCCGTGCGCCAGGTCGAGGAGGCCGCGACCGAACTCGGCGAGAAGGTCGACAAGATCGTCACGATCGGCGGCGACCACACGATCGCACTGCCGCTGCTACGCGCCATCAACAAGAAGCACGGGCCGGTCGCGGTGCTGCACTTCGACGCCCACCTCGACACCTGGGACACCTACTTCGGCGCTCCCACGACGCACGGCACCCCCTTCCGCCGCGCATCGGAGGAGGGCCTCATCGATCTCACCGCCTCGATGCACGGCGGCACCCGCGGCCCCCTCTACGGCAAGAGCGACCTCGAGGACGATGTGAAGCTCGGCTTCCAGATCGTCACCAGCGAGTTCATCGAGGAGCACGGGATCCCCGCCGCGCTTGAGAAGATCCGCGAGCGCGTGGGCGATAAGCCGCTCTACATCTCGATCGACATCGATGTGCTGGATCCCTCGCACGCGCCGGGCACCGGCACGCCCGAGGCAGGCGGTCTCACCAGCCGCGAGATGCTCCGACTCATCCGCGGCCTCGCCGATCTGCAGATCGTGGGCGCCGACGTCGTCGAGGTCGCCCCGGCCTACGACCACGCGCAGATCACCGCCGTCGCCGCGAGCCACGTCGTGTACGAGCTCGTGAGCGCCATGGCCGGACGCGACTGATCCGCACGGACGGGTGCGCGGGATCGGTGCCGGTCGCCGATCCCGCGCACCCGGCAGACGCGGGTGCCGATCCGCGATCCTCCAATCGAACCAAGAATCCAAGGGAGCATTCGCATGCGCACCCCCACAGAGGCCGAGGTGCTCGCCGCGGCCGACGCCATCATCGAGGCGTTCGCCGCAACCGATACCGACGCTTACTTCGCCGGGTTCGCCCCGGACGCCAGCTTCGTGTTCCACCCCGAGCCGGCCCGCCTGAACTCCCGCGCCGAGTACGAAGCGCTCTGGGCGGGATGGCTCGCCTCCGGATGGCGAGTCACGGCCTGCAGCTCCAGTGAGCGTCTCGTGCAGACCTTCCCCGGCGGAGCGGTGTTCAGCCACACCGTCGCGACGAGCATCGACTCCGCAGACGGCCCCGACTCGTACGTCGAGCGCGAGAGCATCATCTTCCGGTCGGTCGAGGACGGACTCGAGGCCATCCACGAGCACCTCTCGACCGTGCCGACCGAGGAGGGCGCGGCGTGACCTCTCCCGAGACGATGGCCGTCAGCCTCGACGGCCACGATGACTCCGCTGGGCCGGTCCGCGGCACGCAATCGCTGCTGAGGATCGCGATGATCTGGTTGGCGGCGAACCTCGTCGTCACCACCCTGCTGACCGGCACCCTGTTCACGCCGGCGGTCTCGTTCGGCACGGCATCGGCCATGATTGTGGTCGGCACCCTCATCGGCGTCGTGGTGCTGGTGCTGATCGGCAACATGGGTACTCGCACCGGCCTGCCGACCATGGCGCTCACGCGCGGATCGTTCGGCATTCGCGGCAGCCTGCTCCCCGCGGCCGCGAACCTCATCATCCTGATGGGGTGGAGTTGGGTGCAGGCCATGCTCGCGGGGGTCACCGTCAACTACCTCGTGCACGAGGCGACCGGGTTCTCGAACCCGATGCTCTTCTCGGCGATCTGCCAGGCCATCGTCGTGGTGCTCGCGATCTTCGGTCACACGGGCATCTCGCGGGTCGAGCCGTGGCTGGCGCTCGCGATCCTCGTGGTCATGGGCTTCGTCTTCGCGGCCGCGTTCGGCGCCTTCAGCCCGGCCGAGTTCGCCGCGATCCCGGTCGACGCGTCCCTGGGCGGCACCCCGTTCATCACACTCGACATGGTCATCGCGACCGCGATCTCGTGGACGGTGCTCTCGGCCGACATGAACCGGCACGCGAAGAGCAGCACCGCCGGGATCGTCGGATCGGGGATCGGCTACACCCTGTCGACGTCGATCTCGATGTTCCTGGGCCTGGTCGCCTTCAGCGCCGTGCTGCTGCGCGGGCACGAGGCGATCCCGTTCGACCCGTCTGTGATCGTGGCGGAGTTCGGGTGGCCGCTCGGCATCGCGATCTTCCTGTCGGTGATGGCGACGAACACGATGGTGGTGTTCGGCATGGTCACCTCGGTGGTCAACGCTCAGTCGAAGTGGCACCTCAGGTTCCTGCCCACCGCGATCGTGCTCGGCGTGATCTCGGTGATCGGTTCGACCTTCCTGGGGCTGCTGAATCAGTTCACCGACTTCCTGTTCGTCATCAGCGCGTTCTTCGTGCCGGTCTTCGCGATCATGATCGCCGATTACTACCTGCTGAAGCGCCGCGGGTACTCGCGGCAGATCCTGCACGAGCGGCCGGAGAGCCGGTACTGGTACGCGGGCGGCGTGAACTGGATCGCCGTGGGGGTCTGGGTGATCGGCGCGGCGCTGTCGTACGTGCTCGCCTATGTGGTGCCGAGCCCGATCGGCGCGAACATCCCGGCGTTCGCGGTGAGCTTCCTGCTGTACCTGGGGCTCATGGTGCTGATCGGAAGGGGCGGTGCGCTGGGGCTTCGGGATCCGCGCGACGCGAATCCCACCGGGCACCTGCTCGACGGCGCCGACGAGACCGCCGCGCTGCGACTGGAAGGCTGAGCGCGACTCCGTGGGCGGGCCCGCGCTTCATGCTCTGCCCTGTCTCTTCGAGCGTGCCCGCCCATCCCTGAACCCGCCGAGCCCCGTTTCGGATCCCGCCGCGCCCCGTCCCCTGAGTCTGTCGAAGGGGGCGGGGCGTTCGCGTTCTTCGTGTGCTTGGGCGCGGCGGGACGGCGCGCCCGGGGTGCGCGTCTGGAGGTGCGGAGGGGGTGGGTTTTGAGTGTTGCAGCGCTGTTGAGTGCTGGTGTGGGGTGGTGTTTGTTTGGGGGTGGGTTTGGCGGTTTGGTGCGGGGACACGCCCGGGGTGTGTGTGGTTGTTGTGGTGGGTGGGGGTTGGGCGTAATGTATTCCCTTGTCAGCGCGACGGAGCGGGACGCGGAAGCGGCCCGGATCGGTTGCGAATCGGATCTCACGAGGATCACCCCGCGAGGGACTTGATGAAGTCTGCTCGGGAGTGTAAAGTGAGACTCTCGATCTCACCACTGAGGTCTCATCCCGATGAGGATGGGATTCTGATGCTCGTTCGTCTGAACGAGTCGGATTTGCGTGGAGCAGGTTCGGGTGGTAAGTTGGACAGGTTGCTGTTCGGAAGGCCGTTGGGTTGGTACGGGTGGTGTCTGGTCTTTGAGAACTCAATAGTGTGCACTTGATTGTTTTATGCCAATTATTTTGTTGCCGGCATTGACTGTTGTGGTTGGTGTTGGTGATGTTTTTTGGACAATGGATTGAATGTCAGTTGATGTTTGGTCTTTTTTGTCAGGTCAGACTCGTGAGCGCGGCGGCTTATTCCGTTGTCGTGTTCGCATTTGTTTTTTTACGGAGAGTTTGATCCTGGCTCAGGACGAACGCTGGCGGCGTGCTTAACACATGCAAGTCGAACGCTGAAGCTCCCTGCTTGCAGGGGGTGGATGAGTGGCGAACGGGTGAGTAACACGTGAGTAACCTGCCCCTGACTCTGGGATAAGCGCTGGAAACGGTGTCTAATACTGGATACGCGCACTGGTCGCATGGCCTGGTGCGGGAAAGATTTATCGGTTGGGGATGGACTCGCGGCCTATCAGCTGGATGGTGGGGTAATGGCTCACCATGGCGACGACGGGTAGCCGGCCTGAGAGGGTGACCGGCCACACTGGGACTGAGACACGGCCCAGACTCCTACGGGAGGCAGCAGTGGGGAATATTGCACAATGGGCGCAAGCCTGATGCAGCAACGCCGCGTGAGGGATGACGGCCTTCGGGTTGTAAACCTCTTTTGTCAGGGAAGAAGCCTTTGGGTGACGGTACCTGGAGAAAAAGCACCGGCTAACTACGTGCCAGCAGCCGCGGTAATACGTAGGGTGCAAGCGTTGTCCGGAATTATTGGGCGTAAAGAGCTCGTAGGCGGCTTGTCGCGTCTGCCGTGAAAGCCCGAGGCTCAACTTCGGGTCTGCGGTGGGTACGGGCAGGCTAGAGTGCGGTAGGGGAGATTGGAATTCCTGGTGTAGCGGTGGAATGCGCAGATATCAGGAGGAACACCGATGGCGAAGGCAGATCTCTGGGCCGTAACTGACGCTGAGGAGCGAAAGCATGGGGAGCGAACAGGATTAGATACCCTGGTAGTCCATGCCGTAAACGTTGGGAACTAGATGTAGGGCCTGTTCCACGGGTTCTGTGTCGTAGCTAACGCATTAAGTTCCCCGCCTGGGGAGTACGGCCGCAAGGCTAAAACTCAAAGGAATTGACGGGGGCCCGCACAAGCGGCGGAGCATGCGGATTAATTCGATGCAACGCGAAGAACCTTACCAAGGCTTGACATACACCAGAACGGGCCAGAAATGGTCAACTCTTTGGACACTGGTGTACAGGTGGTGCATGGTTGTCGTCAGCTCGTGTCGTGAGATGTTCGGTTAAGTCCGGCAACGAGCGCAACCCTCGTCCTATGTTGCCAGCACGTGATGGTGGGAACTCATGGGATACTGCCGTGGTCAACACGGAGGAAGGTGGGGATGACGTCAAATCATCATGCCCCTTATGTCTTGGGCTTCACGCATGCTACAATGGCCGGTACAAAGGGCTGCGATGTCGTAAGGCGGAGCGAATCCCAAAAAGCCGGTCTCAGTTCGGATTGGGGTCTGCAACTCGACCCCATGAAGTCGGAGTCGCTAGTAATCGCAGATCAGCAACGCTGCGGTGAATACGTTCCCGGGCCTTGTACACACCGCCCGTCAAGTCATGAAAGTCGGTAACACCCGAAGCCGGTGGCCTAACCCCTTGTGGGAGGGAGCTGTCGAAGGTGGGACTGGTGATTAGGACTAAGTCGTAACAAGGTAGCCGTACCGGAAGGTGCGGCTGGATCACCTCCTTTCTAAGGAGCACTCACACCCTCCGGGGTGTGCAGAGAAAGCATGAACGTCACCAAACGCGTGACGCATGCTGCTCAAGGGTGGAACATAAAACAACACGGCATGCCGTGACTGTTCGTCTGTGCGAGTACGCACTGTGCCCTTTGCGGGGCGTGGTGTTGGAAAGGATGGGTGAGTGGTTCGGGGTGTCTTTGAGTGCATGCTATTGGGTCCTGGAAGCCCAGCCGGCACACACCTTCTTTGTGGGGTGTGGGTGGACTTGGTTTTCTGACCCGCGGTCATCGGACGTGTTGCCGGTGATGGTGGGATCGGCCGTACGTTGAGAACTACACAGTGGACGCGAGCATCTACGCCAGCGTCAAATTTTTCCGCGGTTCGCGGGTGCGTCTTTTTTGCTTTCGGGTGAGAAAGGGGTGCCGGTGAGTGCGGGGTTGATGGTGGTGTATTTACTTTAATTTCATTGGTCGCGCACCCGACCAAGCCGCTCTTTTGCGGGGTGGTGGGGTGTGTGTTCGAATTTAATGCTTATGTGATTTCAAGTGATCAAGAGCAAACGGTGGATGCCTTGGCATCTGGAGCCGAAGAAGGACGTAGTAATCTGCGATAAGCCTCGGGGAGCCGATAAACGGGCTGTGATTCGAGGATTTCCGAATGGGGAAACCCCGCCAGGCGCGTG
This DNA window, taken from Leucobacter tenebrionis, encodes the following:
- a CDS encoding YybH family protein, which gives rise to MRTPTEAEVLAAADAIIEAFAATDTDAYFAGFAPDASFVFHPEPARLNSRAEYEALWAGWLASGWRVTACSSSERLVQTFPGGAVFSHTVATSIDSADGPDSYVERESIIFRSVEDGLEAIHEHLSTVPTEEGAA
- a CDS encoding purine-cytosine permease family protein yields the protein MTSPETMAVSLDGHDDSAGPVRGTQSLLRIAMIWLAANLVVTTLLTGTLFTPAVSFGTASAMIVVGTLIGVVVLVLIGNMGTRTGLPTMALTRGSFGIRGSLLPAAANLIILMGWSWVQAMLAGVTVNYLVHEATGFSNPMLFSAICQAIVVVLAIFGHTGISRVEPWLALAILVVMGFVFAAAFGAFSPAEFAAIPVDASLGGTPFITLDMVIATAISWTVLSADMNRHAKSSTAGIVGSGIGYTLSTSISMFLGLVAFSAVLLRGHEAIPFDPSVIVAEFGWPLGIAIFLSVMATNTMVVFGMVTSVVNAQSKWHLRFLPTAIVLGVISVIGSTFLGLLNQFTDFLFVISAFFVPVFAIMIADYYLLKRRGYSRQILHERPESRYWYAGGVNWIAVGVWVIGAALSYVLAYVVPSPIGANIPAFAVSFLLYLGLMVLIGRGGALGLRDPRDANPTGHLLDGADETAALRLEG
- a CDS encoding helix-turn-helix domain-containing protein, translated to MRPVHPTADETPVRIGAQLRSSRLAQAMTLEQLAGATGLTKGFLSRIERDDTMPSVPTLVQICQALSLPVGNLFEAPDMQRVALADAPRINMGGSGADERLVTPRTEERVQLLRSSLKPHASGGDELYTVNCSVETMHVIAGTVSLVFAGREETLDAGDTLTFPGRTPHSWRTGEAGAEVVWVLVPAAWSGSA
- the speB gene encoding agmatinase; amino-acid sequence: MTDHTPQGPVDASLTPRYAGIATFAKLPRIEDVPAADIAVVGVPFDTGVSFRPGARFGPSHVREASRLLRPYNPAQDISPFARKQVVDAGDIVANPFSLDEAVRQVEEAATELGEKVDKIVTIGGDHTIALPLLRAINKKHGPVAVLHFDAHLDTWDTYFGAPTTHGTPFRRASEEGLIDLTASMHGGTRGPLYGKSDLEDDVKLGFQIVTSEFIEEHGIPAALEKIRERVGDKPLYISIDIDVLDPSHAPGTGTPEAGGLTSREMLRLIRGLADLQIVGADVVEVAPAYDHAQITAVAASHVVYELVSAMAGRD
- a CDS encoding APC family permease — translated: MSSPSPSSDDVGGRDGDALELADYGYQQELKRSLSLWSVFALGFATISPVVGIYAVVQLGFTFAGPLWLWAVLIAFVGQFFVATVYAQLASQFPMTGGVYQWVRRLAGPRLGWMTGWVYLAAAIASLSTVAYLGGVWMKALVGDTADNAGGLVLYGAIFLVVALGINLLGVNPVKHFLSAGIVAEGVASIVVSLLLIVFFMHNDLGTLFSTLGAEANAGGSVFSGFLVCLAVAGWAFLGFDATTQVAEEAHEPRRTVPRAMLRSFLFVGITVLLSGTAVTLSLQDPARAVNGELADPVLASITEAFGGWSEKPFIVVVLIAFFACAISIQTYIGRMVYSFARDRQIPFAKPLSRIGKKEIPHVSLVTTAVLAGAGLLLGLNGNAAATLISFGSGGFYIVFLIVASVALWARLTGRWDPSRGSFRLGRFGLVVNVIAVIWLLFEVVNVAWPRVELAPVDGTWVQVWAVILVFSVLIVIGLIYLAVKKPHLEVADPAQKQEVAR
- a CDS encoding zinc-binding dehydrogenase produces the protein MNATAPAIVFEPGAGLRVREVSVRAPRAGEVAVEIRAAGVCHSDLHILNGDWPEERPLVLGHEAAGVVTEVGEGVELQPGDHVVLSWFAPCGRCDRCASGKAWLCTGTRAVENVLPDGGTAFSSNGEEVWPFLGLGAFTGTVVVPRSAAIKVAPELPFEVGALLGCAVTTGVGAAVNTAQVRPGETAVVVGCGGVGLATIMGLRLAGAGTIVAVDLSAERREAAERFGATVTLDGAAVDVVAWCQEHLGGADYAFEAVGSPRLIEQLPAMIRAGGAAVVVGMPPIGAKVPIDAFDLADQGKRILGCNYGSSVAAIDIPRLAGLYLAGRLPLDQLVGATRPLREAELAFEDLKAGIGLRGILIPETETETEA